From Colias croceus chromosome 27, ilColCroc2.1, one genomic window encodes:
- the LOC123703820 gene encoding uncharacterized protein LOC123703820: MIFIFVVFFLSKSSIRETAASPAGPRADKNADLLEVIKLNLRTNNDDYADASTTSNVPSSSILYNYMRRKNKIESIIINNNNVLDFDKPDSVNNTKNNNQMFKPITIDNEKLEQVVKTNTKNPPSLTTHSYAMRVKFSKSKANKIERIKKFYEKNKDLLKEFLSSKIAAKTQTTKVTQKPDLRQKAMGKSVHSVHRQKAAKNIEIRKKVIGTNGVLSRGQDLFGNEHASEPHNADQLDMMPAIGGRIHFKRIEGRLCHRHVIVPEGPKYDSKGRVYLAAHAAKVRRPYDVTRRPRLLLPKCCNCCRKSVLGCE; encoded by the exons ATGATTTTTATATTCGTTGTATTTTTCTTATCTAAATCCTCGATCCGCGAAACAGCGGCGAGTCCCGCGGGCCCGCGCGCAG ACAAAAATGCAGATTTGTTGGaagttataaaattgaatctCAGGACTAATAACGACGATTATGCCGACGCGTCGACGACTTCCAATGTGCCGAGCTCgagtatattgtataattatatgcgtcggaaaaataaaatagaatctataattattaataataataacgtgCTCGATTTTGATAAACCCGATTCAGTAAATAAcaccaaaaataataatcaaatgttCAAGCCGATAACCATTGATAACGAAAAACTGGAACAGGTAGTAAAAACGAATACGAAAAATCCACCATCTCTGACCACGCATTCATATGCCATGCGAGTTAAGTTTTCCAAATCGAAAGCAAACAAAATTGAGAGGATCAAAAAGTTCTACGAAAAGAATAAAGACCTGTTGAAAGAGTTTCTGAGCAGTAAGATAGCAGCCAAGACTCAAACTACAAAAGTGACTCAGAAACCGGACCTTAGACAGAAAGCTATGGGAAAATCGGTTCATAGTGTTCATAGACAGAAGGCTGcgaaaaacattgaaataaggAAGAAGGTTATTGGAACGAATGGAGTGCTGAGCAGAGGACAGGACTTGTTCGGGAACGAGCATGCTTCGGAGCCTCACAACGCCGATCAGCTCGACATGATGCCAGCGATTGGCGGGAGAATACATTTCAAGAGAATAGAG GGTCGGCTGTGCCACCGGCACGTGATCGTCCCGGAAGGCCCGAAGTACGACAGCAAGGGGCGCGTGTACCTGGCCGCGCACGCCGCCAAGGTGCGCCGCCCCTATGACGTCACGCGCCGACCGCGCCTGCTGCTGCCCAAGTGCTGCAACTGCTGCCGGAAGAGCGTGCTCGGCTGCGAGTAG